The following are encoded together in the Equus quagga isolate Etosha38 chromosome 1, UCLA_HA_Equagga_1.0, whole genome shotgun sequence genome:
- the KLRB1 gene encoding killer cell lectin-like receptor subfamily B member 1 isoform X2 yields the protein MDRPVIYADLNLPRDSGLKSSSPSSPPQDIRQCPRWHQFALKLGCAGILLLALTVIVLSVSGQKSSIEKSSVDIQERRNETTERPNLLNCPMDWHLIQEKCLFISQNPSPWNDSLADCSIKESILLLIRDQEELKLVQKLIEHGGILYWIGLNFTLPEKNWRWINGSFLKPDALKITGDAEENNCALISKEKIFSENCEAENKWICQKELKSVRNKVCPDS from the exons ATGGACAGACCTGTGATATATGCTGATTTAAACTTACCCCGGGATTCTGGCCTTAAAAGTTCATCACCCTCGTCTCCTCCTCAGG ATATCCGTCAGTGTCCACGTTGGCACCAATTTGCTCTGAAACTTGGTTGTGCTGGAATTCTTCTTCTTGCCTTGACTGTGATTGTATTGAGTGTCTCAG GACAAAAATCATCAATAGAAAAAAGCAGTGTGGATATTCAAGAGAGAAGGAACGAAACAACAG AGAGACCAAACCTGTTAAACTGCCCAATGGATTGGCATCTAATTCAAGAAAAATGCTTGTTTATTTCTCAAAATCCTAGCCCTTGGAATGACAGTCTAGCTGACTGTTCCATAAAAGAATCCATTTTGCTGCTTATTCGAGATCAGGAAGAAttg AAACTCgtacaaaaactgatagaacatGGAGGAATTCTATACTGGATTGGATTAAATTTTACATTACCAGAGAAGAACTGGAGGTGGATAAatggttcttttttaaaacctGATGC ATTAAAAATTACTGGGGATGCTGAAGAAAATAACTGTGCTTTAATTTcgaaggaaaaaattttttctgaGAACTGTGAGGCAGAAAATAAATGGATCTGCCAAAAAGAACTAAAATCTGTCAGAAATAAAGTGTGTCCAGACTCTTGA
- the KLRB1 gene encoding killer cell lectin-like receptor subfamily B member 1 isoform X3, whose protein sequence is MDRPVIYADLNLPRDSGLKSSSPSSPPQDIRQCPRWHQFALKLGCAGILLLALTVIVLSVSERPNLLNCPMDWHLIQEKCLFISQNPSPWNDSLADCSIKESILLLIRDQEELKLVQKLIEHGGILYWIGLNFTLPEKNWRWINGSFLKPDALKITGDAEENNCALISKEKIFSENCEAENKWICQKELKSVRNKVCPDS, encoded by the exons ATGGACAGACCTGTGATATATGCTGATTTAAACTTACCCCGGGATTCTGGCCTTAAAAGTTCATCACCCTCGTCTCCTCCTCAGG ATATCCGTCAGTGTCCACGTTGGCACCAATTTGCTCTGAAACTTGGTTGTGCTGGAATTCTTCTTCTTGCCTTGACTGTGATTGTATTGAGTGTCTCAG AGAGACCAAACCTGTTAAACTGCCCAATGGATTGGCATCTAATTCAAGAAAAATGCTTGTTTATTTCTCAAAATCCTAGCCCTTGGAATGACAGTCTAGCTGACTGTTCCATAAAAGAATCCATTTTGCTGCTTATTCGAGATCAGGAAGAAttg AAACTCgtacaaaaactgatagaacatGGAGGAATTCTATACTGGATTGGATTAAATTTTACATTACCAGAGAAGAACTGGAGGTGGATAAatggttcttttttaaaacctGATGC ATTAAAAATTACTGGGGATGCTGAAGAAAATAACTGTGCTTTAATTTcgaaggaaaaaattttttctgaGAACTGTGAGGCAGAAAATAAATGGATCTGCCAAAAAGAACTAAAATCTGTCAGAAATAAAGTGTGTCCAGACTCTTGA
- the KLRB1 gene encoding killer cell lectin-like receptor subfamily B member 1 isoform X1, with protein MDRPVIYADLNLPRDSGLKSSSPSSPPQDIRQCPRWHQFALKLGCAGILLLALTVIVLSVSVIFLGQKSSIEKSSVDIQERRNETTERPNLLNCPMDWHLIQEKCLFISQNPSPWNDSLADCSIKESILLLIRDQEELKLVQKLIEHGGILYWIGLNFTLPEKNWRWINGSFLKPDALKITGDAEENNCALISKEKIFSENCEAENKWICQKELKSVRNKVCPDS; from the exons ATGGACAGACCTGTGATATATGCTGATTTAAACTTACCCCGGGATTCTGGCCTTAAAAGTTCATCACCCTCGTCTCCTCCTCAGG ATATCCGTCAGTGTCCACGTTGGCACCAATTTGCTCTGAAACTTGGTTGTGCTGGAATTCTTCTTCTTGCCTTGACTGTGATTGTATTGAGTGTCTCAG TGATATTCTTAGGACAAAAATCATCAATAGAAAAAAGCAGTGTGGATATTCAAGAGAGAAGGAACGAAACAACAG AGAGACCAAACCTGTTAAACTGCCCAATGGATTGGCATCTAATTCAAGAAAAATGCTTGTTTATTTCTCAAAATCCTAGCCCTTGGAATGACAGTCTAGCTGACTGTTCCATAAAAGAATCCATTTTGCTGCTTATTCGAGATCAGGAAGAAttg AAACTCgtacaaaaactgatagaacatGGAGGAATTCTATACTGGATTGGATTAAATTTTACATTACCAGAGAAGAACTGGAGGTGGATAAatggttcttttttaaaacctGATGC ATTAAAAATTACTGGGGATGCTGAAGAAAATAACTGTGCTTTAATTTcgaaggaaaaaattttttctgaGAACTGTGAGGCAGAAAATAAATGGATCTGCCAAAAAGAACTAAAATCTGTCAGAAATAAAGTGTGTCCAGACTCTTGA